The genomic interval GGGGAATATCATCCACGGGGTGGTGGAGACCCAGGACGAGGGGCTGGCGGCGGTACGCGCCGGGGACTTACTTGTCACGGCCTGCACCGAGCTGCTGCCGGGGAGCGCCGTTGTTTTATTGCTGCCTTATGACGATATTACCCTGGAGATACCGTCCCCGGAAACCAAAACTACCAGCGCGCGCAATCGTTTCCCGGGCGTGGTGTTGAAAATGTTCCCCACCGGTTCCCAGGTCAGAGTCACCGTAGATTGCGGCCTTCACCTGACGGCGCTGATAACCAGGAAATCGGCGGAAGAAATGAAGCTGCAAGAGGGGACAAAGGTGGTGGTGGTGGTCAAAGCGGTGTGCATACACGTCATCGAGCGGCATTGACATTCAGCTTCAAAAAATGCTATATTTTTGCTGACTGGTAGCGTAGCTCAGTGGTAGAGCAGGGGACTCATAAGCCCTTGGTCGGTAGTTCAAATCTACCCGCTACCACCATAAACGTAGACGACTAGTTGACTCGGTTTAAGCTCAAAGCTAGAGTAAAGCTGAGAACGACCAGGAAACTAAGCAAAAAATAATACAGGACCGACCGCAATGAAAGGTGAACCATAGTAACAAAGGCATAGGTCTACAAGATTTAGTAGAAGGATTCCTGTTTTCCCTCCAGGCCGAAGGTCGCTCTCCTCAAACACACGACTTTTACTCCAAATACCTAGGTTGTCTTTTAAAGTACTCCAAGGGCCAGTCCTGGCCTGATTCTGTTGACCATCTAGAAGTAAGACACTTTAGAGAATTTCTTACCTGGGTTGCCACAAGAAACTATGAGTATATAGCAGGTAAGAATTCTCGAAGAGTCGTCCAGCCACGAGCCTCAAAAGCCTGGCGCTACTACAAAGCAATCAGGCGACTGTTCAACTGGAGCGTCGAGGAAGGGCTTCTCGAAGGAAACCCCGTCAAAGGACTCCGTTACAAAGTACCTCCGCCACCGCCGATTCAACCCTACAATCTTGAAGAACTCAAGAAGTTCTTGGCTGTTTGCGAACTCGACATTAAAAGCGGGGCGCGTTTTTGCGGTCTGCGCAACAAGGGGATGCTTCTTCTGTTTCTCGATTCGGGATTACGTTCAAGCGAACTGGCATTTCTCAACCTTTCGGATATAGACTTAGAGCAAAGAATGGTTAAAGTAGTTGGTAAAGGTAAGAAAATAGGTATTTGCCCGTTTTCATCGAAGACGGCCAAGGCTATCTGGCTTTACCTTCTGGAGAGAAAAAAACGTACCAAGTGTGACGCCTTATGGGTGACCGAGGAAGGAAAACCATTCACTGTGTGGGGTATCAGTTCGTGGTTCGTTCGTCTGAAGCAACGCGCCGGAGTCAATGGCGCCGGGCGCGTGCATCGTTTGAGACATACAGCCGCGCTTCAATATCTTCGCGGCGCCAAGGACTCGTTCTTGCTTCAGCTGTTTTTGAGGCACGAAGACCTGACGATGAGTCGTCGTTATACTCAAGGATTGAAACAGGAAGAGGCTATAATAGCCCATCGTAATGGAGCCAGCCCCGTGGAAGGGTTAGGCTTAGGCTAAAAGTGCCATTCAGGGGGTGTATTATGGTTATTGAATCGCCATATAAATGCGCGGAATGCTTGGATGGGATACTTTGGCCGCGCGGGGAATGCCCGCAGTGCGGTTCGCGCTTCCGCAAGGAAGGACGGTTAAAACCTGAGGAGCGTAAAAAATGGGAGCAAGAAACGAAGGCTCGGATTTCCTCCAGCGATTTCCAGGGAATGATAGCACTTGCTCGTCAAAGCCTCAGTATTCCCGAGAAAGGGATGCCGCCGGAAGATATGAATGCCCTCCTCTGGGCGGTTCATATTGCTGCCTGGTGCAACTACTGCTGGTCGCTGGAGACTTTTCAGATGCGCATGTTACCCATGAAGGAAGAAAAGGATCGGCTGGAGTATCTCCGCCCGACGCTGGGGAAACTCGCCGAAGTGGTGGCACAGTATACCATGCCTGCGCCACCGCGTGCCCAGTCTGTGGACTGGCTTCTCGGCGCCAAACTCGTAGCGGCTCGCCTGTGCTCTTTTCTGGGGATTGATAACGTCGAGGATATGTTCCTCTACGTTTTATGTCCTGAATCCAGGAAACCGGAGTCGTGGCGATTAAGACAAATCAGACAAGGTAAGGATCCGTTCCGACGGCAGTTCGGCTACTTCGCGCAAGCGCTTTTACCCTTCGGTCAGGATAAAGCTTCAAAGCGTCCGATGAAAGGATACATTGACTCTGCCGCCAAGGCCACTTTCGAGCTTCTACAAAAGAAAACAACCTGGGAAGAATGCCGTAAAGCCTATACCCGTGCCTTTCCGTTCTATATACCCGAGTCTGCAGAAGCTATGCGGGTGAGAGCCGGACGAGCGGCTAAAAAGATCCCTTACAGTGACGTTTTAAAATTTGCTCGCTCTTTCTTCACTCACTGATATACAAAACCCATCTAAATATTCGTTCTTTTCTTAGCCCGGGCATTTGCCCGGGCTTTTTGTTTTCAATCCCCTGACGAGAGTTTTTTTACCGCATAACGGACGTTTTCACACAAAAGTGTTCGGCTATATTACTTGCTGGAATGAGCGGTTTCCTCGTGAAGCGGTAGACAGGAGAGATGAAATGAGTGACGAAGAAGAAATATCTGTAAAGATAGCCGGTAGACGCGGCGGTACAACCACCCGTGACCGTTACGGCAGTGACTTTTACCGGCGTATCGGAAAAATGGGAGGCGAACGCACCCGTGAACTGTATGCGGAATTGTTGAAGGAGTTCGGCAAACAGGGCGGTCGCCCAAGACAGCCTACTCTAGATGAATACATGGGTAAAGAAGCCGGGAAATAAAAGGAGGCGTTGCGGTCGGTCCGCCCGGCTTCTTTACCCAACCCGTTAAACGATTGCAGGGGGTCACCCCCTCCATGGCCTAATAAAGGAGCTGATGGAATAATCGCATAGCTAACTTAAGTATAGTGCCAGATATAAAGCCAGCTATGCTGAATAAGAACTTAAAGACGGATTGGCTATGATAACTACCCTAAATAACCGTTGAAAGGAGAATAATATGACAGACGATGATCAGACTGAAGAAAATCTGAGCCAAGAAGTGGACAAGCTACTGGAAGAAGGGCTGAATCAGAAGGAAATCGAAGCCCGTGGCTATTCGCCTTCCCTGGTTCGACAGCGTATCCGCAAAAGAGTGAAAGCCGGTAAAGAGCCATTCTCTGCGCCATCGCAGAAAGACGGCGGGATCGCCCTTCGGAAAGAGAAAGAGTCGGTGCTGCCGGAGTGGCTGGAAGGAGATGTCGCTGAAATCTTTGATGGCAATCTAAGGGATCGGAAGATATTCATGGCTGGAATGAGTGTCCCGATGATGGGTCTGAGAATGTTCAGTGAGACCGTCAAGCCGCTGACTGACCTTCTATCGACCTGGCAGAAGGGACAAGCGGAAGCGGCCAGAGCCATGCAGGGTAGTGGCTATGAGACTGCTCATTTGGCTGCGCAACAGGTAATATCACAAGTGATGCCGCAGATACTAGGCGCGGTCAAAGACAACTCGGTAGCTGTTTCTCCCAACCCGGTTGGTTCCATGATGGTTCGTACTATTGAGCCATATTTCCAGCAGATGATGGGAAACCTTATGGGTAGCTTTATGCAGTTCGGTCAAAATCCTGGGATGATGCCTGGCATGACACAGCCGGGTTTTGTAACTCCGCAGGGATTCCAACCGAACTCGGCACAGGCAACCAATAAAGCAGAACAGCCAACACCGGGACATAGTTCAAGAGTTCCCGGAGTCGAGCAAGCAAGTAAAAACGAAATAGAGGAGGCATTCGATGATTAACAACTTTCAGGAACAGGCAAGGCAAATGGGAGCTGGCGGGGAGATGCTAATAGACGCTGACCCCGCCAAGGGATTTTTCAGAGTGAAGCTGCGTAATATCCAACCTGTAAATGCTGTCCCCCAGTTCACCAAAGGTATCGTTGAGGCTATATCTTTCTTGGGGAAGTCCATGAACCTGACTGTAAAAGAATATATAGCAGGGGAGGAAGAATCGCACGAATAGTCCACGACTGAAGTCGATTGATTATTGACAGGTAAGATTATCAGTAGTATTATTAGTGTACCATAACTATTATCATTTGAAGGGAGGAAGAAAATGGGAGGGAAAGCGAAGACAGAAAAGATGTCAGTTACATTGCCTAAGGAGCTGGCCGGCGAAATCCGGTCTGTTACGTCCCAAGGAGAGATAAGTTCTTTCTTCACTGAGGCTCTGGAGCATTACCTGGCTTACCGCAAACAGACGATAGCCTTGGAGAAAGGTTTCGGTGCCTGGGGGAATAAAAACCACCCTGACCTTGCCACTCCCGAGGATTCGGCCGCTTATGTCCGCGCTGTCAGAGAGGCAGATAAAGAAAGGTTAACACGGCTGGGAGGTGTTAGTGCAAAGTAGCCGGGTAAAAGGTATATCATGTCTAATAGATACTGATATTGCCATCGATTTTCTGAGAAGGCGCGAATATGCACGAGCGTTACTTAATCGTTGGGCCGGTGAAGGGTTACTGGCAATAAGCACCCTAACCCATCTTGAGATATACCAGGGCATGAAAACCGGAGAAGAAGGAGCGACCAACGTTTTCCTTGACGGACTCGTCTCCGTTGTCGTTGACATACCTATTGCCCGGCAAGCAGGTGGTATGCTGGGAGAACTCCGCTTAAAAGGAACAACGATTGGTATTGCAGATGCCATAATTGCCGCAACTGCCCTCCAGCTTGGAGCTCCGCTATTAACTAATAATGTTGAGCATTATCCGTTTCCCAACTTAAAGGTAATTAGAGGTTTGGGGAATTAGTTAATTGGCTGGTGATTTGAAGCTGCCAACATAAAATATGGGGAGTATATGACATACGAGAAAATCGATACGGCCGATATTAAACACTCGATAGCAAAATATAACAGTTCATTATCTATCCTGATAGTGGTTACAATTGCTATCGCCATAGCTTCTATTTACTTCGGCATCACAATAGCCACTACCTTTACCTGGGGACTACTAGCCTTAATACCGCTGCTCGTTACTTTCCTTTATTTTTCCAGCCAACGTCGAAAGCTGAAATCACTCTTAGAGATACGAAATGACTGGGGTAAACCCATCATGACCAAAGAAAGGGATTTCAAGGCTATAAGGCCCTTATTTGACGACATATCTTCCGATGATAAGAGCAACTATATCGATGAGCAGACCTGGAAAGACCTTAATATGGACCAGCTCTACGCCAAAATCGACCGGACATATACCGACCCCGGTGAAGCCGTCCTCTACCGGATATTAAGGGAACCCCTTTTTGACAAAGAAGAACTGGCGGAAAGAAGCCGGGTAATTCGTTTCTTTCAAAATAGCCGTGAAGCGCGGGAGAGAATCCAGCTTGTTTTTATCCGGCTTGGCCATCAGTTTGTCCATAATGATCTTTTCACTCTACTCTGGAGAGATAAATTCCCCAAAAGCAGGATTAAGCCGTTTTTTACTATATTGGCACTGGCGGCTCTGGTATCGCTCATTATTCCCTTTGTCTTCTGGTCGGCATTTCTGGTGCCGATTCCCGTAGCCGTGTTTATTATCAACCTGCTGATTCATTACTATACCAAACGAAGAAAAGATCTGGAGACCATATCTTTCCCCTATCTTATCAGTTGTATCAAAACGGCTAGAAAACTTTCCTCGGTTACTTATGGAGAAATTAAACCTTATACGAAAAGACTGGAGGAATTATATAAAACCTCACGGGGCATCTTGAAAAAAGCCCGCTTCCTGTTCCCAACAGACCCTAGTTTTACAGACCCGGCAACCGGTTTTTTGTTGGAATATCTGAATATTTTCTTTCTGCTGGAGGTCAGGGCTTTTTACGCTACCACGGATGAGCTAGCCCGCCATATATCAGAGCTACGGGAATTATATCTTACCCTGGGCAAACTGGATGCTATGCAATCGGTGGCATCTTACCGGACCAGTTTATCCACGTATGCTGAGCCTGAATTTATCGAAGAGGGGATTCACTTAGAGGTCAGGGAGGCAAAACAGCCACTGTTAGAAAATCCTGTCCCGGCTTCAATCACTTTTGGCAAAAACGTGGTTATTATCACCGGCTCGAATATGGGAGGGAAATCCACTTTTCTGAGAAACATTGGAAACAACGCACTTATGGCACAAACGATAGCTACCACGGTGACTTCATATTATCGCGGCAGCTTCTTTCGGATTATTTCCTCCATCAGCCGCACCGACGACCTGATTGCCGGTAAGAGCTTCTATTATGTTGAAGCTGAGAGGATATTGAAAACCATTCAGAGCTTCGGTAAGAAGATACCCACCTTATGTATTATTGATGAACTGCTATCCGGCACGAATTCTACCGAGCGGCTCCACGCTTCGGAAGTAATTATTCGCTACCTGGCTACGCAAAACACATTGGCAATGATCGCCACTCATGACCTGGAACTGGCTGATAGGTTGAATGGCGCTTGTGACTTTTACCATTTCACGGATAATGTTGACGAAACTGGGTTGAAATTCGACTACCTGCTTAAACCAGGTATAGCCACAACGCGAAATGCCGTTGCCTTACTCAAATACCTTGGTTATCCCAAGGAAATCACAGAAAAAGCCAGCGAAAAGTACGAGTAATCCTCTATCGAACTTCTTCATAGGTCCCAATCTACTTCTTTGTTACCTCATAATTCAGACCTACAAGAACCAAAGTCTATCCTTCGATGTTCTAAAAAGTCATTCCCACTGTTGAGTTCAGTCAGATCGATTGGGCTTGCCACTCGCATCCTTCTTTGACACCATTTCCCGCATCTTGTACTCTAAGTATGAAATGTACGCGTATTACAAAAGATCGCTATTAAGCATGTGCAACCTTCTGCGTGAAGTGCAGCTAGATCCAATGGGTGAAAAACGTAATTGCCTGCTGCTGCAAGAACAAGTTCTGGCCACTCTGATGCGCATTGAGAACAATATACGCAGACACCGAATCGAGCTTAAAGAAATCCGCAGATACTTGAGTAAGGGCAGAGAGATCTCAATTGATAAATTTGAAGTTCGGCGAGCAAAGGAATCAATCGAATGGCATAGCAGC from Dehalococcoidales bacterium carries:
- a CDS encoding tyrosine-type recombinase/integrase, which codes for MNHSNKGIGLQDLVEGFLFSLQAEGRSPQTHDFYSKYLGCLLKYSKGQSWPDSVDHLEVRHFREFLTWVATRNYEYIAGKNSRRVVQPRASKAWRYYKAIRRLFNWSVEEGLLEGNPVKGLRYKVPPPPPIQPYNLEELKKFLAVCELDIKSGARFCGLRNKGMLLLFLDSGLRSSELAFLNLSDIDLEQRMVKVVGKGKKIGICPFSSKTAKAIWLYLLERKKRTKCDALWVTEEGKPFTVWGISSWFVRLKQRAGVNGAGRVHRLRHTAALQYLRGAKDSFLLQLFLRHEDLTMSRRYTQGLKQEEAIIAHRNGASPVEGLGLG
- a CDS encoding PIN domain-containing protein — encoded protein: MQSSRVKGISCLIDTDIAIDFLRRREYARALLNRWAGEGLLAISTLTHLEIYQGMKTGEEGATNVFLDGLVSVVVDIPIARQAGGMLGELRLKGTTIGIADAIIAATALQLGAPLLTNNVEHYPFPNLKVIRGLGN